TGGTCCTCGACAAAGCAAAGATGAAGGCCTACAATCAGGAGCCGGAGATGTGCTGGGAATGTTACAGTTGCGTCAAGATTTGCCCGACCCAGGCCATCGAAATCCGCGGCTACGCCGACTTTGTCCCTATGAATGCTTCGGTAACGCCGATGCGTTCGACCGACAGCATCATGTGGACGGTCAAATTCCGCAACGGAATGCTGAAACGGTTTAAATTCCCGATTCGTACCACCGAAGAGGGTAAGGCTCAGCCGTCCGGTGGTTTTGCCACCGCTCACGCTGATCTGAACAGCCCGATTCTGGCTCAGGAGCCGGAGGCCCTGAAACTGTCGGAAGTTTATACCATCAAGTAAAAATCAGGAGGTTAGTAAGTAATGGCAAAATTCGAAACTGTAGAAGTCACCACTGACCTGCTGATTCTTGGCGGTGGTATGGCTGCATGCGGTGCGGCCGTCGAGGCTTCTTACTGGGCTAAGAAAAACAATTTGAAGGTTACTCTGGTCGATAAGGCCGCCATGGATCGCTCCGGCGCTGTGGCGATGGGTCTCTCGGCCATCAACCAGTATGTTGACCTGACCAGCGGTAAGAATACCGTTAAGGATTACGTCGATTATGTGCGCATGGATCTGATGGGTATCACCCGCGAGGATCTGGTTGCCAATATCGCCCGCCATGTCGATTCGACCGTGCATCTCTTCGAAAAATGGGGTCTCCCGATCTGGAAAGATGCCGAGGGCAATTATGTTCATGAAGGTCGCTGGCAGTTGATGATCAACGGTGAATCCTATAAAGTCATCGTGGCCGAAGCCGCGAAAAACGCTCTAGCGGAAGCCGGCGGCGAGTACTATGAACGAATATTCATCGTTGAGCCGTTGATGGATGGCGATCGCGTCGCCGGTGCCGTTGGTTTCAGCGTTCGCGAAAACAAATTTTATGTCTTCAAGGCCAAGGCCGTTATCGTTTCGATGGGTGGGGCGGTCCATGTTTTCAAGCCGCGGAGCACCGGTGAAGGTCTCGGCCGCGCCTGGTATCCGCCGTGGAACTCCGGTTCCTCAGCCTATTTCACCATCCGGGCCGGCGCTGAAATGACCAGCCAGGAAGTCCGTTTTATCCCGGTCCGTTTCAAAGATGCTTATGGTCCGGTCGGAG
This genomic stretch from Candidatus Zixiibacteriota bacterium harbors:
- the aprB gene encoding adenylyl-sulfate reductase subunit beta; this encodes MPSFVNPEKCDGCKALDKTACQHICPNDLMVLDKAKMKAYNQEPEMCWECYSCVKICPTQAIEIRGYADFVPMNASVTPMRSTDSIMWTVKFRNGMLKRFKFPIRTTEEGKAQPSGGFATAHADLNSPILAQEPEALKLSEVYTIK